A region of the Thiomicrorhabdus sp. genome:
GCAGGAGTTCCTGCAACTGTTGAACGTCTTGAATATGATCCTAACCGTTCAGCTCATATTGCATTACTAAAGTATGCTGATGGTGAGCGTTCTTATATCATTGCTCCTAAGAACTTAGCAGCAGGTGATTTAGTTGAAACTGGTGATCATGTAGCAATTAAAACAGGAAACTGTTTACCGCTTCGCAATATCCCAGTAGGTACTATCGTTCACAACTTAGAGATGCGTCCAGGTAAAGGTGCTCAAATTGCACGTTCTGCTGGTGCTTCAGCTTCTATTGTTGGTAGAGATGGTCTTTACGTTCTAGTTCGTTTACGTTCTGGTGAAATGCGTAAGATCCTTGCTGAATGTAAAGCAACTATTGGTGAAGTTGGAAACTCTGAACATAGCTTACGTAAGCTAGGTAAGGCAGGTGCTAAGCGTTGGCGCGGTGTTCGTCCTACTGTTCGAGGTGTTGCGATGAACCCTGTTGATCACCCACACGGTGGTGGTGAAGGTCGTACTTCTGGTGGACGTAACCCAGTTACTCCATGGGGTGTACCGACTAAAGGTAAGAAGACTCGTAGCAATAAACGTACTGATGGAATGATCGTACGTCGTAGAAACAAAAAATAAGGAAGGACACTGATGCCACGTTCAGTTAAAAAAGGACCTTTTGTTGATAATCACTTATATAAAAAAGTGGTAGAGGCACAAGAATCTGGTAATAAACGTCCAATTAAGACATGGTCTCGTAGATCAATGATCTTACCTGATATGATCGGTTTAACAATTGCCGTTCATAATGGTAAAGAGCACATTCCAGTTTTCGTATCAGAAAACATGGTTGGTCACAAATTGGGTGAATTTTCAATGACTCGTTATTATCGCGGCCATGCTGCGGATAAGAAAGCTAAGCGCTAGTAGGGGATTATTATGCAAGTAAGTGCAACACATAAATTTGCTCGTATCTCTCCACAGAAAGCTCGCCTTGTAGCAGACTTAATCCGTGGTAAAGATGTGGAAACAGCAGTTAATATTTTAGCATTCAGCGACAAAAAAGCCGCTGATCTAATCAAAGGGGTTTTAAACTCTGCGATTGCAAATGCTGAAAATAATGAAGGTGCTGATATCGATGA
Encoded here:
- the rpsS gene encoding 30S ribosomal protein S19 yields the protein MPRSVKKGPFVDNHLYKKVVEAQESGNKRPIKTWSRRSMILPDMIGLTIAVHNGKEHIPVFVSENMVGHKLGEFSMTRYYRGHAADKKAKR
- the rplB gene encoding 50S ribosomal protein L2; translated protein: MAIIKKSKPTSPGRRFVVSVVEPSLHKGKPHSALLEKKSKSGGRNNNGRITVRHHGGGHKQHYRMVDFKRSKAGVPATVERLEYDPNRSAHIALLKYADGERSYIIAPKNLAAGDLVETGDHVAIKTGNCLPLRNIPVGTIVHNLEMRPGKGAQIARSAGASASIVGRDGLYVLVRLRSGEMRKILAECKATIGEVGNSEHSLRKLGKAGAKRWRGVRPTVRGVAMNPVDHPHGGGEGRTSGGRNPVTPWGVPTKGKKTRSNKRTDGMIVRRRNKK
- the rplV gene encoding 50S ribosomal protein L22, giving the protein MQVSATHKFARISPQKARLVADLIRGKDVETAVNILAFSDKKAADLIKGVLNSAIANAENNEGADIDELKVTAAYVNAGPIMKRMRARAKGRGNRILKRISHITVTVGDK